Proteins found in one Acidobacteriota bacterium genomic segment:
- a CDS encoding ADP-ribosylglycohydrolase family protein: MKERFQGCLLGVALGDALGAPAKGLTKEEIQTQRSLPVRAAEASAHGHDPVISPQLPWKLAGGTDIDDCNLMMLTLESICTQRSIKTSDMVRCLKGFYRTHPQTLTPLTAHVLSRLNEGERWEEASEGASLDSDFNPPDGGNLPRTIPVGLYRARNIEKLVADTIEVSRLTHWDDRATHSAVAINYLITRLAQNDKQALSSLDTFLADKNAEVRGAVKKGAEGTEADLDTSGLATSVVAVAVWTLKNAPSFLEGLEMVINLGGQTDLNAAVAGGLLGAKFGRLVLPEAWLFQLEGKVRVEVLANRLYEHALNG; this comes from the coding sequence ATGAAAGAACGGTTTCAAGGGTGTCTTTTGGGGGTAGCTCTCGGCGATGCCCTCGGAGCACCAGCCAAAGGTCTCACCAAAGAGGAAATTCAAACCCAACGGTCGCTTCCGGTACGTGCGGCTGAAGCCAGTGCCCATGGCCACGATCCGGTCATTAGCCCACAACTTCCCTGGAAGCTGGCTGGCGGAACCGACATTGATGACTGCAATTTGATGATGCTCACCCTGGAAAGCATTTGTACCCAGCGATCCATCAAGACATCCGACATGGTGCGCTGCTTGAAAGGGTTCTACCGAACCCATCCCCAAACGCTGACACCACTGACCGCTCATGTACTGTCCCGGCTCAATGAAGGTGAGCGATGGGAAGAAGCCTCTGAGGGAGCATCACTTGATTCGGATTTCAACCCGCCAGATGGCGGTAATCTGCCTCGAACAATCCCCGTTGGACTCTATCGGGCGCGCAACATTGAAAAGCTGGTCGCTGACACGATTGAAGTCTCCCGGTTGACACACTGGGATGATCGAGCAACCCATTCCGCCGTGGCCATCAATTATCTGATCACCCGTCTGGCGCAAAATGACAAACAGGCGCTCAGCTCGCTCGACACCTTCCTGGCGGACAAAAATGCTGAGGTTCGTGGGGCAGTGAAAAAAGGCGCTGAAGGAACTGAAGCCGATCTGGATACGTCAGGACTGGCCACCAGTGTGGTTGCCGTCGCGGTCTGGACGCTCAAAAATGCCCCGTCATTTCTCGAAGGTCTGGAAATGGTCATCAACCTGGGTGGGCAAACTGATTTGAACGCCGCGGTGGCTGGTGGCTTGCTGGGTGCCAAATTTGGCCGACTGGTCCTTCCGGAAGCCTGGCTGTTCCAGCTTGAAGGCAAAGTCCGGGTTGAAGTCCTGGCCAACCGACTGTATGAACACGCCCTCAATGGATAG
- a CDS encoding HD domain-containing protein: MIHSWVLDFCRTIQQHNGRAFLVGGYVRDQLFERESKDYDLEVYGIPGDSLRSLLKKMGRVNTVGEQFTVYKFRPLVDPETEIDVSLPRRESKTGVGHRGFTIEGDPFMSFHEATRRRDFTINALMLDPLTGEIIDPQHGQQDIKQRYLRVVDPETFVEDSLRVLRGAQFAARFELAIDPDTVALCRSISLTDLPHERIWGEFEKLLLKSRRPSIGMAALNELGVVDQLFPELAALRGCQQEPEFHPEGDVWIHTLMCLDQAAQLIDDLPKEKQITVMLGVLAHDFGKPSTTEIIDGRIRSFGHDDAGVPLTETFLDRLGVFTIHHYPVREQVKALVREHLRPGQFFLAQPPTSDGAFRRLVRRVDPDLLYRVAKADSLGRLPPVNTAHMQEWFREKIQQLDLEQGAPPPFLLGRHVLSLGIKPGPRVGQVVSAVYEQQLEGTIHSLEEALVAAKHILKSLECGGLTPL, translated from the coding sequence ATGATCCATTCCTGGGTTTTGGATTTTTGCCGCACGATTCAACAGCACAACGGTCGAGCTTTTCTGGTTGGCGGGTATGTGCGCGATCAACTGTTTGAGCGCGAATCAAAAGACTATGACCTCGAAGTGTATGGCATTCCTGGAGATAGCCTGCGGTCATTGCTCAAAAAAATGGGCCGGGTCAACACCGTCGGCGAACAGTTCACCGTCTATAAATTTCGTCCGCTGGTTGATCCAGAAACTGAAATTGATGTGAGTTTGCCGCGACGGGAATCAAAAACCGGTGTCGGCCATCGGGGGTTCACCATCGAAGGCGACCCGTTTATGAGTTTTCACGAGGCGACCCGCCGTCGTGATTTTACGATCAACGCTTTGATGCTTGACCCGTTAACGGGCGAAATCATTGATCCACAACATGGACAACAGGATATCAAACAGCGGTATTTGCGAGTGGTTGATCCGGAGACATTTGTTGAAGACTCACTCCGGGTGTTGCGCGGTGCCCAATTTGCTGCTCGATTTGAACTGGCAATTGATCCAGACACCGTTGCTTTGTGCCGCTCGATTTCACTCACTGATCTGCCGCACGAGCGAATTTGGGGGGAATTTGAAAAACTCTTGCTGAAATCGCGTCGGCCTTCGATTGGGATGGCCGCCCTGAATGAACTCGGAGTGGTTGATCAACTTTTTCCTGAGTTAGCGGCCTTGCGTGGATGTCAGCAGGAACCGGAATTTCACCCGGAAGGTGATGTCTGGATTCACACGCTGATGTGTCTTGATCAGGCAGCCCAGCTTATTGACGATCTGCCGAAAGAAAAGCAGATCACGGTGATGCTGGGAGTCCTGGCGCACGATTTTGGCAAGCCTTCCACCACAGAAATTATTGATGGGCGAATCCGATCTTTTGGTCACGATGACGCTGGCGTTCCACTCACCGAAACGTTTCTGGACCGACTGGGTGTATTCACGATTCACCACTACCCGGTTCGCGAACAGGTCAAAGCTCTGGTGCGTGAGCATTTACGGCCCGGTCAATTTTTCCTGGCACAGCCACCGACTTCAGATGGCGCCTTTCGCCGTCTCGTTCGTCGGGTTGACCCGGATTTGCTCTATCGGGTGGCAAAAGCTGACTCACTCGGGCGGCTGCCCCCGGTCAACACCGCGCACATGCAGGAATGGTTTCGGGAAAAAATTCAGCAGTTGGATTTGGAGCAGGGAGCGCCGCCACCTTTTTTGCTTGGACGCCACGTGTTGAGCCTGGGCATCAAACCCGGTCCAAGAGTGGGGCAGGTGGTGAGTGCGGTGTATGAGCAGCAACTGGAGGGAACGATTCACTCACTTGAGGAGGCACTGGTTGCTGCAAAGCACATTCTGAAGTCTTTGGAGTGCGGTGGCTTGACGCCGCTTTGA
- the tadA gene encoding tRNA adenosine(34) deaminase TadA, which yields MDHVRLQVLPKIAVLTVFTIDLYHSRSSFFQGFGNETHTSRDFFPQAITVTIHFIMIETPSDAFWMEVALQEAQASAEQDEVPVGAVLVFDNQLIARSGNRTLRDQDPTAHAEIVTLRTAAQVLGNHRLLDTTLYVTLEPCAMCAGALIQARVKRLVYGASDLKAGAVDSHFGICSTAFLNHRLEITSGMLGDECSQVLQAFFRTKRQTKQAERTLVRCESG from the coding sequence ATGGATCATGTTCGTCTTCAAGTCCTTCCAAAAATTGCTGTCTTGACAGTTTTCACGATTGACTTGTACCATAGCCGTTCGTCTTTTTTTCAAGGCTTTGGGAACGAAACACACACTTCACGCGATTTTTTCCCACAAGCAATCACGGTCACAATTCATTTCATTATGATTGAAACCCCATCTGACGCTTTCTGGATGGAAGTTGCTTTGCAAGAAGCCCAGGCAAGTGCCGAACAAGACGAAGTCCCGGTTGGTGCAGTTCTTGTATTTGACAATCAGCTTATTGCCCGGAGCGGCAACCGCACGTTGCGTGATCAAGACCCAACGGCGCATGCCGAAATCGTTACACTCCGAACAGCAGCGCAGGTGCTTGGGAACCATCGGTTGCTCGACACTACGCTCTATGTCACGCTTGAACCCTGTGCCATGTGCGCCGGAGCGCTCATCCAGGCACGAGTCAAACGACTGGTTTATGGCGCCAGTGACCTGAAGGCTGGGGCGGTGGATTCGCATTTTGGAATTTGCTCGACCGCATTTCTCAACCATCGGTTGGAAATCACCAGCGGCATGTTGGGGGATGAATGCAGTCAGGTCTTGCAGGCATTTTTTCGAACCAAACGGCAGACCAAACAAGCTGAACGAACTTTGGTGAGGTGCGAGAGTGGTTGA
- a CDS encoding Ppx/GppA family phosphatase — protein sequence MTSALSPKSSARSLQPEIFSPKSSARSLQPEIFSPKSSARSLQPDILQPEVFTLTPELEEAFVIESTSSPVNRRIAAIDIGSNSIHLIIAEIRPGQHLHIIDREKEMVRLAAGTLQTHHLSTRRMNTAIRVLQRFAELANAHQAHPILVTATSAVREAWNREDFLNRVKKETGLEIEIIPGVEEARLISLAVSEVTDFHQKRGLIIDIGGGSTEFILTRGKEPELLLSVKLGAVRLQEQFFAAAKSGPPTREAIQATITHIRSSLARTVREIKQAGGYSFVIGTSGTILALASAAAQTQSDRIEDRSADYTPFSLNLTLAGLDIVNKQLQKTTLKERHRMPGLDSRRADIIIAGGILLETILKELGAKELTTCDWSLREGIILNSLRENEPHVLEAQSQRDTTSAQLSLFRLQNQDSVRARSVLSVARRYEFEERHSHHTAFLARRLFDETQSLHKLGYIEREWLEYAAILHDIGYHIAHNSHHKHAMYLIRHAELPGFHSHEVAILANIARYHRGSTPKSKHLEFMALTPFQREVVRKLSAILRIADGLDRRHLGVVSDVKVKIQGKKLQIDALASTTCDIETWCAERNASMFESVFDVSLKVRGPQEKTLANEVQKMAIRI from the coding sequence ATGACTTCAGCCCTGAGCCCGAAATCTTCAGCCCGAAGTCTTCAGCCCGAAATCTTCAGCCCGAAATCTTCAGCCCGAAGTCTTCAGCCCGAAATCTTCAGCCCGAAGTCTTCAGCCCGAAGTCTTCAGCCCGATATTCTTCAGCCCGAAGTCTTCACCCTGACCCCTGAACTCGAAGAGGCATTTGTGATCGAATCAACGTCATCTCCTGTCAATCGCCGGATCGCGGCCATTGATATCGGCTCGAACTCAATCCACCTGATCATTGCTGAAATTCGCCCAGGTCAGCACCTGCATATTATTGATCGGGAAAAGGAAATGGTCCGATTGGCAGCCGGTACGCTCCAAACTCATCATCTTTCAACCCGGCGGATGAATACAGCAATCAGAGTCCTTCAACGATTTGCCGAACTGGCCAATGCCCATCAGGCGCATCCGATTCTGGTCACGGCTACCAGCGCCGTCCGCGAAGCCTGGAACCGCGAAGACTTTCTCAACCGGGTCAAAAAGGAAACCGGCCTTGAGATTGAAATCATTCCTGGAGTCGAAGAAGCCCGCTTGATTTCACTGGCTGTCAGTGAAGTGACTGATTTCCATCAAAAACGGGGATTGATCATTGATATTGGCGGCGGGAGCACCGAGTTCATTCTGACACGAGGCAAAGAGCCGGAACTGTTATTGTCGGTGAAACTGGGGGCGGTTCGGCTTCAGGAACAATTTTTTGCCGCCGCCAAATCAGGACCTCCGACCCGCGAAGCCATTCAGGCCACAATCACGCATATTCGCAGCAGTCTGGCGCGAACCGTTCGTGAAATCAAACAGGCTGGCGGGTATTCGTTTGTGATCGGGACATCCGGCACCATTTTGGCTCTCGCCAGTGCGGCAGCTCAAACCCAATCTGACCGCATTGAAGATCGGTCAGCGGATTACACACCTTTTAGCCTCAATTTAACGCTGGCCGGGTTGGACATCGTCAATAAACAACTTCAAAAAACAACCCTCAAAGAACGTCACCGAATGCCCGGCCTTGATAGCCGTCGAGCTGACATCATTATTGCCGGTGGAATTTTGCTGGAAACAATCCTGAAAGAACTTGGGGCGAAAGAACTCACAACCTGTGACTGGTCGCTCAGGGAAGGGATCATCCTCAATTCCCTGCGTGAAAATGAGCCGCATGTCCTCGAAGCCCAATCCCAGCGTGACACAACATCAGCGCAGCTCTCCCTGTTTCGGCTCCAAAACCAGGACAGTGTACGCGCCCGGAGCGTTCTTTCGGTCGCCAGACGGTATGAATTCGAAGAACGCCACTCACACCATACCGCCTTCCTGGCCCGGCGACTCTTTGACGAGACCCAATCGTTGCACAAACTGGGCTATATCGAACGGGAATGGCTTGAATATGCGGCGATCTTACACGACATCGGCTATCACATTGCTCACAACAGCCACCATAAACACGCCATGTACCTGATTCGGCATGCCGAACTCCCAGGATTTCATAGCCACGAAGTCGCTATACTGGCCAACATCGCACGTTATCACCGTGGATCAACCCCGAAGTCCAAACACCTTGAATTTATGGCTCTGACGCCATTTCAGCGCGAAGTGGTCCGCAAGCTTTCAGCCATCCTGAGAATTGCCGATGGGCTTGATCGCCGACATTTGGGGGTGGTCTCAGATGTAAAGGTAAAAATTCAGGGGAAAAAGCTTCAAATTGATGCGCTGGCCTCAACCACCTGCGACATCGAAACCTGGTGTGCCGAACGCAATGCCTCGATGTTTGAATCAGTCTTTGATGTTTCACTCAAAGTTCGAGGACCACAGGAAAAGACACTGGCCAACGAAGTTCAAAAAATGGCAATTCGAATTTGA
- the dnaA gene encoding chromosomal replication initiator protein DnaA, producing MDKTQWEAFLLELEKRINHESFNTWFKPLTFHSITDAEYNIGVPNELFRNWIEENYSEILEESLVAIGVSHLAPALVITELAAEATASPQTSVVPDIYRSSANGSRSIYPTEPTDSNTNTRYLDLEPTELPLNPKYTFETFVVGSCNQFAHAAAMAVADAPSRTYNPLFVYGGVGLGKTHLMHAIGQAVRERNNQLRLAYISSEKFMNELINAIRYDRAQMFREKYRGIDVLMIDDIQFIAGKERTQEEFFHTFNALYDAQKQIVISSDCPPREIPTLEERLHSRFEWGLIADLQPPDLETKVAILKRKAEIERVDLSDNVALFVAGKIKSNIRELEGSLIRLVAYASLNRRPIDIELCKQVLNIEEDERIITVEMIQRVVADHYGLRPGDLKLKNNSRNIAIPRQVAMYLCKQLTSRSLPEIGREFGNKHHTTVLHSIEKIGQLYHSQGDFHRLINSLISTLK from the coding sequence ATGGATAAAACTCAATGGGAAGCTTTTTTGTTAGAACTCGAAAAGCGGATTAACCACGAAAGCTTCAATACCTGGTTTAAACCTTTGACGTTCCATTCGATCACCGATGCGGAATACAACATCGGCGTTCCAAATGAGTTATTTCGAAACTGGATTGAAGAAAACTACAGCGAGATTCTGGAAGAGTCGCTGGTGGCTATCGGGGTTTCGCATTTGGCACCAGCACTGGTCATTACCGAACTCGCAGCCGAAGCAACTGCCAGCCCCCAAACTTCAGTTGTTCCAGATATTTACCGCTCATCAGCGAATGGCTCACGTTCAATCTACCCGACAGAACCAACCGATTCCAATACCAACACCCGGTATCTGGATTTGGAACCGACCGAATTGCCACTCAATCCAAAATACACGTTTGAAACGTTTGTGGTCGGCTCGTGCAACCAGTTTGCCCATGCGGCGGCAATGGCGGTGGCGGATGCCCCATCTCGAACCTACAACCCACTTTTTGTCTATGGAGGCGTGGGACTGGGCAAAACCCATTTAATGCATGCCATTGGGCAGGCGGTTCGGGAACGCAACAACCAGTTGCGACTGGCTTATATCTCGTCAGAGAAATTTATGAATGAGCTCATCAACGCCATTCGGTATGACCGGGCCCAGATGTTCCGAGAAAAATACCGAGGAATTGATGTCTTAATGATTGATGATATTCAGTTTATTGCAGGAAAAGAGCGGACCCAGGAAGAGTTTTTCCATACCTTCAACGCGCTCTATGATGCGCAAAAGCAAATTGTCATCTCCAGTGATTGCCCGCCGCGTGAAATTCCAACGCTCGAAGAACGGCTTCACTCCCGGTTTGAATGGGGGCTGATTGCAGACCTGCAACCGCCGGATCTGGAAACCAAAGTCGCGATCCTCAAACGAAAAGCCGAGATCGAACGCGTAGACCTCTCAGATAATGTGGCACTGTTTGTGGCTGGAAAGATCAAATCCAACATCCGCGAACTGGAAGGTTCACTCATTCGACTCGTGGCCTATGCCTCGCTCAACCGCCGCCCGATTGATATCGAACTCTGCAAACAAGTCCTCAATATTGAGGAAGACGAACGCATCATCACGGTTGAAATGATTCAGCGCGTTGTGGCTGACCATTATGGATTGCGGCCAGGAGATCTCAAACTCAAGAACAATTCGCGCAATATTGCGATTCCACGTCAGGTTGCCATGTATTTATGTAAGCAGCTTACCTCCCGCAGCCTGCCCGAAATTGGCCGCGAATTTGGCAACAAGCACCACACCACTGTTTTGCACAGCATTGAAAAAATCGGCCAGCTCTATCATTCCCAGGGCGATTTCCACCGGCTCATCAACAGCCTGATCAGTACGCTGAAATAG
- a CDS encoding VWA domain-containing protein encodes MSSHCIGSHRLTAWLISIILLIPFGLVEYFVVPTAVFAQSAGQKEERPTKPALKKSPGAQSDDDGIVIKSDLVLLDVAVFDKDNHFVGDLTKDNFQVYEDQVQQTIESCTREEAPVSLGFAIDTSGSMRAKLQTVVKAALYMTRSAKKGDEFFVVDFKEKAELVEEFTTRIGDIQDALDNLIANSGTAMLDALAVSAEYAHKEGKNRRKAVIVMSDGDDRDSFYKTKDLIQLLHEYDVQVYIVGFPDELPDSGGIFRKSQREKAVELISSLANETGGRAFFPQSLAELDEIARQINTDLRTQYTLSYTPTNDKADGTYRKISVKAIDPKRKLAVRTRAGYTAAREDRR; translated from the coding sequence ATGTCATCCCATTGCATTGGTTCACATCGCCTGACTGCCTGGCTGATTTCGATTATCCTTTTGATTCCATTTGGGTTGGTTGAATATTTTGTCGTTCCGACGGCTGTTTTTGCCCAGTCGGCTGGGCAAAAAGAAGAACGCCCGACCAAACCGGCATTGAAAAAAAGCCCTGGGGCACAGTCCGATGACGATGGGATTGTGATTAAGTCAGACCTGGTGTTGCTGGATGTGGCTGTCTTTGACAAGGACAATCATTTTGTGGGCGATCTTACCAAAGACAATTTTCAGGTGTATGAAGACCAGGTTCAACAAACCATTGAAAGCTGCACGCGTGAAGAAGCCCCAGTCAGCCTTGGATTTGCAATTGATACCAGTGGTTCTATGCGTGCCAAGCTCCAAACCGTGGTCAAGGCCGCGCTCTATATGACCAGGTCGGCCAAAAAAGGCGATGAGTTTTTTGTCGTGGATTTTAAGGAGAAAGCCGAACTGGTTGAAGAGTTTACCACCCGCATCGGAGACATCCAGGATGCACTCGACAACCTGATTGCCAATAGCGGAACGGCGATGCTTGATGCGCTGGCGGTCTCAGCCGAATATGCCCACAAGGAGGGGAAAAACCGCCGCAAAGCGGTCATTGTGATGTCGGATGGCGATGACCGTGACAGCTTTTACAAGACCAAAGACCTGATTCAGTTGTTGCATGAGTATGATGTCCAGGTCTATATCGTCGGGTTTCCGGATGAATTACCTGATTCGGGAGGGATTTTTCGAAAATCACAACGTGAGAAGGCTGTAGAGCTGATTTCCAGTCTGGCCAATGAAACAGGTGGCCGGGCGTTCTTCCCGCAGTCTCTGGCCGAATTAGACGAAATAGCGCGGCAAATCAACACCGACCTGCGAACCCAATACACGCTGAGTTACACTCCGACCAATGACAAAGCTGACGGCACCTATCGCAAGATCAGTGTCAAAGCCATTGATCCAAAACGCAAATTGGCGGTGCGAACCCGAGCTGGTTACACCGCAGCCAGGGAAGATCGGCGATAA
- a CDS encoding response regulator, translated as MRIVIVDDEPFARDELRFLIEHHSDCQIIGEAEDGPSAVQLIESTTPDVVFLDIQMPGINGFDVLRTLQLEQLPQFVFVTAYDQYAVRAFDVSATDYVLKPVAEDRLGQALERCRRQFQQPSSTQPAPSLPQSPSGSIPQLNQIQSLLAALPPRSTFARQVVGRKNQRLFILSVDELVCLEMESQLLFLVTEKDRYWSNETLTDLLNRLDPEQFIRVHRQAAVRLSAIRELSPLSNERMLLRLSNGHEVSASRNYLPDLKNRLGLK; from the coding sequence ATGCGAATTGTAATTGTTGATGATGAACCATTTGCCCGCGATGAGCTTCGGTTTTTGATCGAGCACCATTCGGATTGCCAAATCATTGGTGAGGCTGAAGATGGCCCAAGTGCCGTGCAGTTGATTGAATCCACGACGCCTGACGTTGTTTTTCTGGATATTCAAATGCCGGGAATTAACGGGTTTGATGTACTCCGCACCCTGCAGCTTGAGCAATTGCCGCAGTTTGTGTTTGTCACGGCTTATGATCAATATGCCGTTCGGGCTTTTGACGTCAGCGCAACTGATTACGTGCTGAAACCTGTAGCCGAGGATCGGCTTGGCCAGGCATTGGAACGGTGCCGGCGTCAGTTTCAACAGCCCTCTTCAACCCAACCTGCCCCTTCCCTCCCCCAATCACCCTCTGGCTCCATACCCCAATTGAACCAAATTCAATCACTTCTGGCGGCTTTACCTCCACGCTCGACCTTTGCCCGGCAAGTGGTTGGGCGAAAAAATCAGCGGCTGTTTATTCTTTCAGTGGATGAACTGGTATGCCTCGAAATGGAGAGTCAGTTGTTGTTTTTGGTCACTGAAAAAGACCGGTACTGGTCAAATGAGACATTGACAGATTTGCTCAATCGCCTTGATCCAGAACAGTTTATCCGGGTTCATCGGCAGGCTGCCGTGCGATTAAGCGCTATTCGCGAACTCTCCCCTCTCTCAAATGAACGCATGTTGTTGCGGCTTTCCAATGGTCACGAGGTCAGTGCCAGCCGAAATTATCTTCCGGATTTAAAAAACCGACTTGGGCTGAAGTAG
- a CDS encoding TetR/AcrR family transcriptional regulator, with the protein MNSYFQESTPSTATEAVNRPKQARSRRTREKIIEAALKLFNERGFEKTTSNDIAQAAEVSIGSFYVYFTDKRQVLLLVLERLLSERIDAVFSNFQADDHTLPSLRKQIRQAVARAFYNKCLTPGLTRVIQELAGKDEEIAQLRKKFIEKSIHQLRDILATCESQGLTNEVDVNIASRVINHAVDAVAYEYMLSGNRSEEDKHVLIEELTNMIFRYVFKPIKENEE; encoded by the coding sequence ATGAATTCATATTTCCAGGAATCTACCCCATCAACTGCAACTGAAGCCGTCAACCGTCCCAAACAGGCACGCAGCCGCCGAACCAGGGAAAAAATCATCGAAGCCGCCTTGAAGCTGTTTAATGAACGTGGCTTTGAAAAAACCACGTCCAATGACATTGCCCAGGCGGCTGAGGTGAGCATTGGCTCGTTTTATGTGTATTTCACCGACAAGCGACAGGTCTTACTGCTGGTTTTGGAACGGTTGCTCAGTGAACGCATTGATGCCGTCTTCAGCAATTTTCAGGCCGATGACCATACCCTGCCAAGCTTACGCAAACAAATTCGACAAGCGGTGGCCCGTGCTTTTTACAACAAATGCCTGACACCAGGACTGACACGAGTTATCCAGGAGTTAGCTGGTAAGGATGAAGAAATTGCCCAGTTGAGAAAAAAATTTATTGAAAAATCAATTCATCAATTGAGGGACATTCTGGCGACTTGCGAAAGTCAGGGGTTGACCAATGAAGTAGATGTCAACATTGCGTCGCGAGTCATTAACCACGCTGTTGATGCTGTGGCCTATGAATACATGCTCTCAGGCAACCGATCTGAAGAAGACAAACACGTCTTGATCGAAGAACTCACCAATATGATCTTTCGCTACGTTTTTAAGCCCATAAAAGAAAATGAAGAATGA